In the Agelaius phoeniceus isolate bAgePho1 unplaced genomic scaffold, bAgePho1.hap1 Scaffold_342, whole genome shotgun sequence genome, one interval contains:
- the LOC143693162 gene encoding uncharacterized protein LOC143693162 isoform X2, with the protein MAEHPIPGEGVPHSRKYSWISAVKFKRAICSEHAKLPSPAGRRTGFAALASPAFRAAVRNRRGVAAYPTTMASASERGRSVRPEEPGLLRRTLSKRQRPGASRTFPAGEAAFLRT; encoded by the exons atggcagagcaccccatcccgggtgagggggttccccatagcag gaagtatAGCTGGATCTCAGCAGTCAAGTTCAAAAGG GCCATCTGCTCGGAGCATGCCAagctcccatccccagctggCCGACGGACCGGGTTTGCCGCTCTCGCGAGCCCCGCGTTCCGGGCAGCCGTCAGGAACcgccgaggagttgcg gcgtACCCCACGACGATGGCATCGGCCTCCGAGCGTGGCCGGAGCGTGCGACCTGAAGAGCCGGGCCTTCTTAGGAgaacg ctgtctaagagacaacggcccggtgccagcaggaccttcccagctggcgAGGCGGCCTTCCTTCGCACCTGA
- the LOC143693162 gene encoding uncharacterized protein LOC143693162 isoform X1: MAEHPIPGEGVPHSRKYSWISAVKFKRVRPSARSMPSSHPQLADGPGLPLSRAPRSGQPSGTAEELRRTPRRWHRPPSVAGACDLKSRAFLGERCLRDNGPVPAGPSQLARRPSFAPDMDPHLHMSKR; this comes from the exons atggcagagcaccccatcccgggtgagggggttccccatagcag gaagtatAGCTGGATCTCAGCAGTCAAGTTCAAAAGGGTAAG GCCATCTGCTCGGAGCATGCCAagctcccatccccagctggCCGACGGACCGGGTTTGCCGCTCTCGCGAGCCCCGCGTTCCGGGCAGCCGTCAGGAACcgccgaggagttgcg gcgtACCCCACGACGATGGCATCGGCCTCCGAGCGTGGCCGGAGCGTGCGACCTGAAGAGCCGGGCCTTCTTAGGAgaacg ctgtctaagagacaacggcccggtgccagcaggaccttcccagctggcgAGGCGGCCTTCCTTCGCACCTGACATGGACCCGCATCTCCATATGTCCAAGAGATAA